GTAGAAGATGGAGTCGGGGCAGGGGCAGGCGGTACCGACGGGCCCCGGCCAACTGCGCTGAGGCCTGGGGAACCCCACCAGGAAGATGGGCAGGGTGAAGAGCGGCAGCAGAGGGGCAGACAGCATGGCAGAGAGGGTCAGCACTGCCAGCAGCAGCGGGCACAGGGAGGCATTCAGCGCCAGGAGAGTTCCGGCCGACTGACGGCGCTGCTTCTTCTCCGTCCAAGACGTCACCAACACGGTCAGCGTGAACTTCAGCTTGGCCAGGAACTGGACTACTCTGTCAATCAGGAGGCCCACCTGGGTCAGGCAGAAACAGACGTGAACATTTAGAGCACTGATGCCATTTACTCCTCAGGTCTTATCAACTGATGTTTGTGTGGTATATGTTGTGGTGATTTGTTATGTGCTTCATTGtgctcttatgtgttttttactgtttttattatgtattttactgtgtttttcagtAAACCCtatctgcaaaccaaatttcccaAAATTTAGAACAATAATCACATGAACCtactagtggtaattacaaatAGGATATGTGGGATCTTTTGTGGGCTCCGCTATCTCTCACCAGGCATCACAAATTAGAGAAGTGTCAACACAAGCAGTAAACACAGCATCGCATCCACTGATATTAGCAGTCCAAGGTATTCAAAATCCAAAATATCAGAAAAAGGAGAAATGCTGTGGTTCGTTTATGGTTGACTTTAAAttcagaaatataaataattttGGATGAGGGTGTTCCAATAAGTAAAACCTGAAGAATGCTTGAAAGCTGAAGCAATGAAAGCTttgttcttctgcttcttccgatatgacctgaacgcagcagaatATCTGGCAGCCAGcagagtaaacaaggaagtgtgtcaGCAATGCTAAAAAGGTttcaaatggactattataactgaaatgtcttGATAATAGATATTTAATGACATGGAACTACAGTGTGAGtcttattgtgttgaaaagatgttttttaatcacttttggTTTCAACAGTTGGAGCTTGCGTTGGCCCTTGAGTGTGTATTGGACAACAGCACTAGTGGCGAACTGAAGCTACTTatagctctacagtgaagtaaatgacacaattttgaacacaatcaaatgTCATGATGGaaaaaactaggaaaatgaggcccaggttgaaaataactggaactATCCTTTAAGCCTGTGCAGTGGCGATATACGGTTTGGAACGGCCTATGGTGCTGAAAGAAGGTAAAATATTTTAAGTTGTTCTTACTAGAAGAAGCTGGACTCCGGTTCCCAGGTTGTCCCAGCCTTGCAGTGTGTTGTCTCCAACTGCCAGCCGCACTGagaccaccaccaccatctgGAGCAGAGCGTCTTCTGAGCTCTGCCACACCTGCACATCAACAAAGAGCAGCCACTGAACTCAACATGGCAGGCACAAAAAACGCTGTGGGCTTGCAGTCACAAAAGCACATTTAATGTTAAGAAAATCACAGAAATCCTGCTAACCCAGAGCAGACAAAAGCATCTGTTTTTCTCTATTATCACCAATCGATATGCACTGATACGTTTTTTGACTGATTTCTTCTGAATAACAGGAGATCACTAGAACAGgaggtttttaaaaaatataagcTTCTTATTGGGATGAATAGTTTCTGTTTGTTATGTCCATGTTTATgcttaaataaaaaaacgaaATTGTGTGTACCACTCTAAAGGCCCGTGTGAATCCCACACTGAGGGAAGCTGtgtggagcagctgcagagatTTGTCCATGGACAGGAAAGCGATCATTGCAAATGGAGACACTGTGGAGTGAAACATAATAAATACtaggtaaaaacaacaacacacatttacccaCACAACATATACAGAGCATATACAGAGCACTGTTGTTCTTCTGTTTTCACATAGCAAACGCCTGAGGCAGAGGTGAAGACCGAAGAACATGCGACTCAAAATAACCATCTATGATGAGCTCACCGAGATTGAGAAGGACTCTTCTGATTGCTGCAGCAATGTATAGACCTTTGTTCCTCTGCTTGAATGTCTGCACACTGGACATTCCTTTTGGGTACAGGGGATTGAGCAACACCCCTCCAAATACATAGGCCCCCTGGATCTCTCCGAGAGCCCagcagaggatgaagaggacaaggaggaggtAGCTGACAGGCGCCTGGGGTCCGCTAACCAAGCTCTGGGGCTGGGCTGAACCAAGGAAATGATGCAGTAGTCCTGCCTCTGCCATGGCCACCAGTAGCACGCttaaatacagcagcagctccctgcAGCCCAGACGCCAGCCAAAGGAACTAGGAGGAGGAGGCGACCCCCCTCTACGCCATCCACGGTCCCCGCAGGCCGGCCTGGACCCTCCGCAGAGAGTGCCAATCTGGCTGAGGTCCAGGCTCAACAGAAATCCCATGGAGACGGAGAAGAGAACCACACCCAGCGTGGACGGGATGAAGAAATTACAAACAGCTACGCCAACAGATACAGCAAACATCACCAGTAGCCTGCAGGACAGagtacacacaaacagtcaggACAGAGAATACACAGGATAGGGtcacacttgtcatttcaatatGAGTTTTAGAATCCAATCACAACAAGTCGGTCGCATTATGGGACAAGTCTGAATGCACAAAAATTTGATTTTGCCCACATTGCTGTATCTTCAAAATCAGATATGGAAGTGATTAGGCTTGCATCGTGATTGGAATTCTATGTAGTTTGGATGCAAATCAGCCACAATGCGCATAGAAGCAACatagagagatggaaagagagagcgtgAAAAAGCAAGGCAGAAGCAGATTTATATagatacagacagaggagaTGCATAACAGACATTTTCAGGCCAATTGTGGACATACAACGATGTGATCTGACAGAATCCAATCTTTGGAATTAGATCTCAAAACTCATGGTGAAATGATGAGTGTAACCATGGCCATACAGTACCACAGGATCTCATCAAACCATAGGAAAGAGAGACTGGGGTCATTTACAAACACGTTCTAATTTTCTGACATTTGTTGATAAGTTCACTACTTTCAAATTTTCTAACATTTGCTTATAAGTCAAATTTCTAACGTTAGCCTGGTAACTAGCTTTTGGCAAGGCTGTTTTAATACTAAAAGCAGTCATACTGAATTCAATGTGCAAATTCAATGTGCGGGACCATATTTTCAAATTGCcatttgtgaaaatgtgttatttAACGCTGAATTTGTGAAAACTTTTTTAATAAGGgatttaagatcaaatctgtttgAAGGAGTCATGCTTGAGGCTCGTTGCTCCAGTATATTAATGTGTTTGTTACTATCCAACAGTGTTGATGATACAGTAGTCCTCCAACAGCAATATGCATAGCCTACTTTTATTAAGCTTTCATTACATATATATTGACAAACAAAAAACTCTACTACAGTTTACACTGATAACTCATTGAATCGGGAGATGTGACCAAATAACTACCTGAAGTTGCTGGACATGGGTGAGCCTCCCAAACCAAACACGAGAGCCTGCTCCATGCCCCAGAGGAGCAGGGCGTCAAGGGGAGACAGCATACCAAGCGCCCACAGCAGAGGTAGGAAGAGGAACAGCACATGGAGAACCTGACTGGCCAGCTGGAGCTCAGGGACAGGGCCTGTGAACCTGAATGACACCAACAAGTTGACAGAATTACAGCAACATTGATGCTATGCTACCATCCATGACATGATTTTAGATTGTAAAATACAGTAGCATGCTATAAGAGGATTTACCAGTTAATTAGACAACCACATTGCTGTTGCTCACCTATCAGCTAAGTCCACAGCgatgaaagtgaaaatgtaGAGGGGCCGGGTGAGAGGGGTGATCTCATACGTGTCCTGTGCCTGGAAAGTGGCCGTCTCCGTGGCTGTGTTTACAATGAGGGAATACTCTGCTATACACAGCGTCACCCAACTCAGCACAAAGACAACCAGGGATACGCCAATGCTGCCGTAGAGAGCGGTCAGTTTGCCAAGTAACACGTACCACGTCCCAAAGCCACAGAGAACCCCAGCCAGTACTGTATGCAGCACCACATTCAGCCCAAACCTCTTCCCGGGGGCAATGAACCTTACAGTCTCTGGGCTGACACAGTGGGTGAACTCCACTTCCTCCTCATCAGCCAGGATGTTGGGCGCCCCCAGCCTCTCCACGGTGCCACTCCTCCGGGCAGCGTACAGCGCCAGGGCCTGGACACCCGCTGCAGCCCCGAACATGAGCATACCAGAGAGCACTGCGGCGTGgagctcctgcagcagctgcagctggcaCAGCAGGGTACCGATGCCCCCAAACAGCCATGGTGTCAGGAACAAGACTGCCTGGTTGACGTAGACATAAGGCGGGGCACAGTAGCCCAACTTGAAGCGTGGACCCCCCAACACGGTCTGGGGGAAGCGCTTCCAGAAGAACTCCTGCTTGTACTCATTGAGAAGGGGCACGTCTGGCCCCATCCTGACCATTCCCTAAGGGGTGGCAGGTCATCTCCACACAGCTGAGGGAGGGTTTCCATTCATCGTCCTGGACACAATCAAGCGGTCTGTAATGAATCACCATCTTTAGTTAGGTCTACATCTGAGGCATACTTAATACTAAATACACAGTGGCTGTTACGACCTGATCTGTTGAATCTAACGTTACTATGTGTAATGTTATAGGTCTGGGTTACAAACCATTACTTAATAATATAAGGGCTATCTATTACTGATCTATCATTAGTGTTATACCATAAGTTATAGCACAGTATGAGCCATGTTTTGGTACAGTGGCATTGCTAAGATACAAGACAGGAGCAACAGCTATAAAGTTGCcatgaaaacacaacacacaagccATCATAGCTTACTGAGTAGTAGTTAGACAGCTAATGTGGACTAACCTGAGCTAGCTAGTAGCCCAGCATTTTGAATCAGACCTAATATAACCAAACCAATAACTAGTAAATTGcatttctgtatctctctgtgaCTCTTCTTTGTCCCTTTATGTTTACCCTTAACGTTACCTTAGCTATCTAGCTAAGCCAGCAAGTGTTGTCAGCTGGGTTATCCGTTAGCTTGCTACTGCTAGCAGGTAAATAATAACAACTGGCTAGCTGCAATGCCGTTTGGGAGGAACGGACTTACCTTTAACAGTAGAACTGTCATTTGGAAAAGATGCCTTGTTATATGTTTGACGGTATGAGCAGTATTATGAGAAACAGGCGAAACCGCTAGCGTTAACATTAGCcgctagctaacagctagcaaGCCAAGCAACAACAGGATGATACACAGAGACATTGTAACCAATGGGACTCCAGGCTGCGGGAGAGCGAATCTTTGATTGGCCCTAAACTTGTAAACCCCGCCTCCTACAATCTCCATCGCCGCCCCTTGacatcactcactcactcacacacacacacacacacacacacacacactcagctatAACAGGAGAAAAACTACACACGAGTGGGATCCAAGGGTGTTTGTTTGGTTGCAAGCGTGACATTTAATTgaaaatatttacagtaaaacactgATGCGTTACAAACGCACAAGGAGCGCCAAACGAGTAGCTGTTGTACACAAAATATAGGATACACTACAGTAAGCCAAAAACTCTTAAAAGATTACAAATGAGGGATTTAAGCAGTTGTCCAGaagaacaataaaacattttgttgctgttgtgatgTAGGAACCCATTTTGGGTTCTGAACCATAAAAACACTTAATATAGGCaatcaaaatggaaaataatatcTAGGGGTTGAGATTTCTTTTATCAATATTTGAGTAAATCAAAAATTCATAGATAAGTGGAGGTCACC
The nucleotide sequence above comes from Centroberyx gerrardi isolate f3 chromosome 17, fCenGer3.hap1.cur.20231027, whole genome shotgun sequence. Encoded proteins:
- the pcnx4 gene encoding pecanex-like protein 4, which produces MVRMGPDVPLLNEYKQEFFWKRFPQTVLGGPRFKLGYCAPPYVYVNQAVLFLTPWLFGGIGTLLCQLQLLQELHAAVLSGMLMFGAAAGVQALALYAARRSGTVERLGAPNILADEEEVEFTHCVSPETVRFIAPGKRFGLNVVLHTVLAGVLCGFGTWYVLLGKLTALYGSIGVSLVVFVLSWVTLCIAEYSLIVNTATETATFQAQDTYEITPLTRPLYIFTFIAVDLADRFTGPVPELQLASQVLHVLFLFLPLLWALGMLSPLDALLLWGMEQALVFGLGGSPMSSNFRLLVMFAVSVGVAVCNFFIPSTLGVVLFSVSMGFLLSLDLSQIGTLCGGSRPACGDRGWRRGGSPPPPSSFGWRLGCRELLLYLSVLLVAMAEAGLLHHFLGSAQPQSLVSGPQAPVSYLLLVLFILCWALGEIQGAYVFGGVLLNPLYPKGMSSVQTFKQRNKGLYIAAAIRRVLLNLVSPFAMIAFLSMDKSLQLLHTASLSVGFTRAFRVVWQSSEDALLQMVVVVSVRLAVGDNTLQGWDNLGTGVQLLLVGLLIDRVVQFLAKLKFTLTVLVTSWTEKKQRRQSAGTLLALNASLCPLLLAVLTLSAMLSAPLLPLFTLPIFLVGFPRPQRSWPGPVGTACPCPDSIFYQQMSGSLASALRTAFARGSLGSLAPGSHFLGRFQDRMVWIMILERGYGYCTVNIKGLELQETSCHTVEARRVDEVFEAAFERPERLGFTQGLNLHWGNALTPCAALPVRVYSDARNVLSGIIDSHDNLRKLQDDFLKALVWLLLRYCVQKHKGFPWSSEEGPAGGGRKSQSSQLAQSTHTQPVEAVIVESNVSSLKFRQDSSSLTSFGDWSDEDDLFGPQPARRTVALVSTEAQLGHTALQTGPSLPGSVEMDSLFESMALSALQPLQPLGLSLGLPAVDKGRNPEVFRESPGSLPHLNFSCPQSEVFNLPTGWRTAPLLPSRLLQLRPLFPEDWFRFTLGQFGPAVQGEASEDMTKALKEDEALKELHAQVALSCLVSLGAESAFTSPSYVYRLYCGDVPWTEGLDWLSSSKELYQLALRAFRFSFKLLFDQASLGPMESPEELFSTLEEYERDWYIGLVTERGWHDSVLQEKPFLFSLGHDLTMGTYTGRVLSLQEQLVQVGRLNGEGVRGQWANLSWELLYATNDDEERYSIQAHPIMLRNLTVQAADPPLGYPIYSSAPLHFPCL